Proteins encoded within one genomic window of Prauserella marina:
- a CDS encoding acyl-CoA carboxylase subunit beta, giving the protein MTTLRSTLDTEGEEFAAYRDAMLGKLAELDTEQAKALAGGGEKYVNRHRERGKLLVRERIELLLDEDAPFLELSPLAGWGSDFQVGASVVTGIGVVEGVECMIIGNDPTVRGGASNPWTTRKVFRASDIAMENRLPVINLVESGGADLPTQKEIFIPGGRLFRDLTKLSAAGIPTIALVFGNSTAGGAYVPGMSDYVVMIEEQSKVFLGGPPLVKMATGEESDDESLGGASMHARTSGLADYLAVDERDAIRLGRRIVHRLNRRKHGPAPGSVTEPRYDEEELLGIVPEGLKVPFDPRDVLARVVDGSEFDEFKPLYGNSLVTGWARVHGYPVGVLANAQGVLFSEESHKAAQFIQLANQTDTPLLFLHNTTGYMVGKDYEQGGIIKHGAMMINAVSNSKVPHISLLIGASYGAGHYGMCGRAYDPRFLFAWPSAKSAVMGPQQLAGVLSIVMRAAAESRGQTYDEDGDAAMKAAVEAQVEAESLPMFLSGRLYDDGVIDPRDTRTVLGLCLSVIHTNPVRGARFDGTGFGVFRM; this is encoded by the coding sequence GTGACAACGCTGCGGTCCACACTGGACACCGAAGGTGAGGAGTTCGCCGCCTACCGGGACGCCATGCTCGGCAAACTCGCCGAACTCGACACCGAACAGGCCAAGGCGCTCGCCGGTGGCGGGGAGAAGTACGTGAACCGGCACCGCGAGCGCGGCAAGCTGCTGGTGAGAGAACGCATCGAACTGCTACTCGACGAGGACGCGCCGTTTCTCGAACTGTCCCCGCTCGCCGGCTGGGGCAGTGACTTCCAGGTGGGGGCAAGCGTCGTCACCGGCATCGGCGTCGTCGAAGGCGTCGAGTGCATGATCATCGGCAACGATCCCACCGTGCGTGGCGGAGCCAGCAACCCGTGGACGACCCGCAAGGTTTTCCGTGCTTCCGACATCGCCATGGAGAACCGGCTCCCCGTCATCAACCTCGTCGAATCCGGCGGCGCCGACCTGCCGACCCAGAAGGAGATCTTCATCCCCGGCGGGCGGCTTTTCCGTGACCTGACCAAATTGTCGGCGGCCGGTATCCCCACCATCGCGCTGGTCTTCGGCAACTCGACGGCCGGCGGAGCCTACGTTCCCGGCATGTCCGACTACGTCGTGATGATCGAGGAACAGTCCAAAGTGTTCCTCGGCGGACCACCGCTGGTCAAGATGGCAACCGGCGAGGAATCCGACGACGAATCCCTCGGTGGCGCCTCGATGCACGCGCGTACCTCCGGGCTGGCCGACTACCTCGCCGTCGACGAACGGGACGCCATCCGGCTCGGAAGGCGCATCGTGCACCGCCTCAACCGGCGCAAGCACGGTCCCGCGCCCGGATCCGTCACCGAGCCCCGCTACGACGAAGAGGAGCTTCTCGGCATCGTCCCGGAAGGACTCAAGGTGCCGTTCGATCCCCGTGACGTGCTCGCCAGGGTCGTCGACGGTTCCGAGTTCGACGAGTTCAAACCGCTCTACGGCAACAGCCTCGTCACCGGATGGGCGAGGGTCCACGGATATCCGGTCGGTGTTCTCGCCAACGCGCAAGGTGTTCTGTTCAGCGAGGAATCACACAAGGCCGCGCAGTTCATCCAGCTCGCGAACCAGACCGACACGCCGCTGCTTTTCTTGCACAACACCACCGGCTACATGGTGGGAAAGGACTACGAACAGGGCGGCATCATCAAACATGGCGCGATGATGATCAACGCCGTCTCCAACAGCAAGGTCCCGCACATCTCGCTGCTCATCGGCGCTTCCTACGGTGCGGGTCATTACGGAATGTGCGGGAGAGCCTACGATCCCCGGTTCCTTTTCGCGTGGCCGAGCGCCAAGTCGGCCGTCATGGGACCCCAGCAGCTCGCCGGTGTGCTGTCCATCGTGATGCGAGCCGCCGCCGAGAGCAGGGGACAGACCTACGACGAGGACGGCGACGCCGCCATGAAGGCCGCCGTCGAAGCACAGGTGGAGGCCGAATCACTGCCCATGTTCCTGTCGGGGCGACTGTACGACGACGGTGTCATCGACCCAAGGGACACCAGGACCGTCCTCGGCCTGTGTCTTTCCGTCATCCACACCAATCCTGTCCGAGGTGCCCGGTTCGACGGCACCGGCTTCGGCGTCTTCCGGATGTGA
- a CDS encoding acetyl/propionyl/methylcrotonyl-CoA carboxylase subunit alpha, which produces MIENVLVANRGEIALRVFRSCRDAGIGTVAVYSDADAASPHVSAADAAVRLPGETPGETYLRADLIVDAARQAGADAVHPGYGFLSENADFARAVGAAGLTWIGPSPEAIETMGSKVESKRLLGEAGVPVLPELDPGQVTESDLPVLVKASSGGGGRGMRVVRELADLPSAVDSASAEAASAFGDPTVFCERYVDHGRHIEVQIMADIHGTVWALGERECSIQRRHQKVIEEAPSPLVGTTMRENLFAAARTAAKAIDYVGAGTVEFLATETGEFFFLEMNTRLQVEHPVTECTTGLDLVDLQLRVAEGEALQGEPPPREGHAIEARLYAEDPAGEWRPQTGTLHRFRIPCDIEFAVPVSRTGIRVDSGVADGFVIGTHYDPMLAKVISWAPSRTAAARALAGALARAQLHGVTTNRDLLVNVVRHPAFLAGDTDTGFFERHGVLATPLADAHAERLCGLAAALAEAAANRREARVLGGLPSGWRNLAAAPQHKTYVTARGTEHDVRYRFTRAGLTVEELTGIELVSAEPGLVVLADGGVRRTFTVGRYPGLVVVDSPLGTVTLTPVPRFTEPGTELAPGSLVAPMPGTVVRLAVTKGDTVKAGAPLLWLEAMKMEHRVAAPADGVVTELPVEAGRQVEQGAVLAVVRARGEFPDEQEAQ; this is translated from the coding sequence ATGATCGAAAACGTGCTCGTCGCCAATCGCGGGGAGATCGCGCTGCGCGTCTTCCGGTCCTGCCGGGACGCCGGTATCGGCACCGTCGCCGTCTATTCCGACGCCGATGCCGCCTCTCCACACGTGTCCGCCGCCGACGCGGCCGTGCGCCTGCCGGGTGAAACACCAGGCGAGACCTACCTCCGCGCCGACCTCATCGTCGATGCGGCCCGCCAGGCCGGTGCCGACGCCGTACACCCCGGATACGGTTTCCTGTCCGAGAACGCGGATTTCGCCCGTGCCGTCGGCGCAGCGGGCTTGACCTGGATCGGTCCTTCTCCGGAGGCGATCGAGACCATGGGCTCCAAAGTGGAATCCAAACGGCTGCTCGGTGAGGCCGGGGTTCCCGTTCTGCCCGAACTGGATCCCGGCCAGGTCACGGAATCGGATCTTCCGGTCTTGGTCAAGGCGTCTTCCGGCGGGGGCGGCAGGGGCATGCGGGTGGTGCGAGAACTCGCCGACCTGCCTTCGGCCGTCGACAGCGCCAGCGCCGAGGCTGCTTCGGCTTTCGGTGACCCCACCGTTTTCTGTGAACGTTACGTCGACCACGGCAGGCACATCGAGGTGCAGATCATGGCCGACATCCACGGAACGGTGTGGGCACTCGGTGAACGCGAATGCTCCATCCAGCGCAGGCATCAGAAGGTCATCGAAGAGGCGCCTTCGCCACTTGTCGGCACGACGATGAGGGAGAACCTGTTCGCGGCTGCCCGTACCGCCGCGAAAGCCATCGACTACGTCGGTGCCGGAACCGTCGAATTCCTCGCCACCGAAACCGGCGAGTTCTTCTTTCTCGAAATGAACACCCGGCTCCAGGTGGAACACCCCGTCACCGAGTGCACGACCGGCCTCGACCTCGTCGACCTGCAACTCCGGGTCGCCGAAGGCGAGGCCCTGCAAGGAGAACCGCCACCGCGCGAAGGCCATGCCATCGAGGCCAGGCTTTACGCCGAGGACCCAGCCGGCGAATGGCGGCCACAAACCGGGACCTTGCACCGATTCCGGATACCGTGTGACATCGAATTCGCCGTTCCCGTGAGCAGGACGGGGATCCGGGTGGACAGCGGCGTCGCCGACGGATTCGTCATCGGCACGCACTACGATCCCATGCTCGCCAAGGTGATCTCGTGGGCACCGAGCAGAACGGCCGCGGCCCGGGCTCTCGCCGGAGCGCTCGCCAGAGCGCAGCTCCACGGCGTGACGACCAACAGGGACCTGCTGGTCAACGTCGTGCGGCACCCGGCTTTCCTCGCGGGGGACACCGACACGGGGTTCTTCGAGCGGCACGGCGTGCTTGCCACGCCGCTCGCCGACGCGCACGCCGAACGGCTCTGCGGGCTCGCCGCCGCACTCGCCGAGGCCGCCGCGAACCGGCGCGAGGCCCGCGTGCTCGGCGGGCTTCCGAGCGGCTGGCGCAACCTCGCGGCAGCGCCGCAGCACAAGACCTACGTCACCGCGCGGGGAACCGAGCACGACGTGCGTTACCGGTTCACCCGAGCCGGGCTGACGGTCGAGGAGCTCACCGGAATCGAGCTGGTCTCCGCCGAACCCGGCCTTGTCGTGCTCGCCGACGGCGGCGTCCGCAGGACGTTCACCGTGGGCCGGTATCCGGGCCTGGTCGTCGTCGACTCTCCCCTCGGCACCGTGACACTGACCCCGGTCCCTCGATTCACCGAACCCGGTACCGAACTCGCCCCCGGCTCCCTGGTGGCTCCCATGCCGGGGACGGTCGTGCGGCTGGCCGTCACGAAAGGCGACACCGTGAAGGCGGGCGCGCCGTTGTTGTGGCTGGAAGCCATGAAGATGGAACACCGCGTAGCCGCCCCCGCCGATGGTGTCGTCACGGAACTGCCTGTCGAGGCAGGGCGGCAAGTGGAACAGGGCGCCGTGCTCGCCGTCGTACGCGCGCGCGGCGAGTTCCCCGACGAACAGGAGGCACAGTAG
- a CDS encoding acyl-CoA dehydrogenase family protein, translating to MSFVESEERQALRKAVADLAGKYGHEYYTEKAREGGHTSELWDEAGSLGYLGVSVPEEYGGGGAGIGDLAAVCEEFCAAGTPMLLMVVSPAICATVIARFGTEAQKRHWLPGFAEGSVRMAFAITEPDAGSNSHRITTTARKDGADWILNGRKVFISGVDEADAVLVVGRTADAKTGKLKPVLFIVPTDTPGFEYQQIPMDLVSADKQFGLFLDDVRLPADALVGAEDAAIAQLFAGLNPERIMGASFSVGIARYALAKGVAYAKDRSVFGAPIGSHQGLAHPLAQVKIELELAKLMTQKAAALYDSGDDFGAGEAANMAKYAGAEVAIRAVDQAVQVHGGNGLASEYGLGTLLGAVRVGRIAPVSREMVLNFVAQHSLGLPKSY from the coding sequence GTGAGCTTCGTCGAGTCCGAGGAACGGCAGGCGCTGCGCAAGGCGGTTGCCGACCTCGCCGGTAAATACGGCCACGAGTACTACACCGAGAAGGCGCGGGAAGGAGGGCACACCAGCGAGTTGTGGGACGAGGCGGGAAGCCTCGGCTATCTCGGCGTCTCAGTCCCGGAGGAGTACGGGGGAGGGGGCGCGGGCATCGGCGACCTCGCCGCGGTGTGCGAGGAGTTCTGCGCGGCGGGAACCCCGATGCTGCTCATGGTCGTCTCACCGGCCATCTGTGCCACCGTGATCGCCAGGTTCGGCACGGAGGCTCAGAAACGACACTGGTTGCCCGGTTTCGCCGAGGGTAGCGTCAGGATGGCCTTCGCCATCACCGAACCCGACGCGGGCTCGAACTCGCATCGCATCACCACGACCGCCCGCAAGGACGGAGCGGACTGGATTCTCAACGGCCGCAAGGTGTTCATCTCGGGTGTCGACGAAGCCGACGCGGTACTGGTCGTCGGGCGGACCGCCGACGCCAAGACCGGCAAGCTGAAGCCGGTGCTGTTCATCGTGCCGACCGACACGCCGGGCTTCGAGTACCAGCAGATCCCGATGGATCTGGTGTCGGCCGACAAACAGTTCGGGTTGTTCCTCGACGACGTCCGGCTTCCTGCCGACGCGCTGGTCGGCGCCGAGGACGCCGCCATCGCGCAACTGTTCGCGGGGCTGAACCCCGAACGCATCATGGGAGCGTCGTTTTCGGTCGGCATCGCCCGGTACGCGCTCGCGAAGGGCGTCGCCTATGCCAAGGACCGCAGCGTCTTCGGTGCGCCGATCGGGTCCCATCAGGGCTTGGCTCACCCACTCGCCCAGGTGAAGATCGAGTTGGAGCTGGCCAAGCTGATGACCCAGAAAGCAGCCGCTCTCTACGATTCCGGTGACGACTTCGGTGCGGGCGAGGCGGCCAACATGGCCAAGTACGCCGGTGCGGAGGTCGCCATCCGGGCCGTCGACCAAGCTGTCCAGGTACATGGTGGCAACGGTCTCGCCTCGGAGTACGGCCTCGGCACGCTCCTGGGCGCCGTGCGGGTCGGCCGGATCGCGCCGGTGAGCAGGGAGATGGTGCTCAACTTCGTGGCGCAGCACAGCCTCGGTCTCCCCAAGTCCTACTGA